In a genomic window of uncultured Flavobacterium sp.:
- a CDS encoding S41 family peptidase, translating to MKTILKSVLLLFLLAFSLQSCEDQDDVAAPADLQINNFIWKGLNQYYLWQADVPNLADNRFSNQEALNSFLRGYSTPENLFQDLLNKPISKFPKGQAIDRFSWIVEDYTVLEQELQGTSKNDGVDFRLSYKPGSTTELVGFVRYILPNSNASTKAIKRGDLFTGVNGTQLTASNYQALLGADSYTLNLATYDGNTVTTNGKTVSLAKTTLDENPIYINKVIVSGSHKIGYLMYNGFYGNYDAQLNAAFAELKAQGITDFVLDLRYNGGGSIQTATRLASMITGQFKDKIFAKIKWNPKVNAYYESEDAESLNDRFVDKMDGAPINSLNLTKIYVITTGGTASASELVINGLVPYITVVKVGETTVGKNVGSITVYDSPTFGKTNRNPNHKYAMQPLVLKIVNAADFGEYTDGLKPTIEQKELIGNLGTLGDPSEPLLNIAISNITGSTAKRTQEGNEKALQPFTDSKAMNGFKNQMYLEKAPEGLLRALK from the coding sequence ATGAAAACAATTTTAAAGAGTGTATTACTCTTATTCCTACTTGCATTTTCTTTGCAATCTTGTGAGGATCAAGATGATGTCGCAGCTCCAGCTGATTTGCAGATCAATAATTTTATCTGGAAAGGATTAAATCAATATTATTTATGGCAAGCAGATGTGCCTAATTTAGCTGATAATCGCTTTAGTAACCAAGAAGCTTTAAATTCATTTTTAAGAGGATATTCTACTCCTGAAAATTTATTTCAGGATTTACTAAACAAACCAATTAGCAAATTCCCAAAAGGTCAGGCAATTGATCGTTTTAGCTGGATTGTTGAAGATTATACTGTCTTAGAACAAGAACTTCAGGGAACTTCTAAAAATGATGGTGTAGATTTCAGACTTAGTTACAAACCAGGAAGCACAACAGAACTTGTAGGTTTTGTGCGCTATATCCTTCCAAATTCTAATGCATCAACCAAAGCTATAAAACGCGGCGATTTGTTCACTGGAGTAAACGGAACTCAATTAACAGCTTCAAATTATCAAGCACTTTTAGGAGCTGATAGTTATACGCTTAATCTTGCTACTTACGACGGAAACACTGTTACAACAAATGGTAAGACGGTTTCTTTAGCGAAAACAACTTTAGACGAAAATCCAATTTATATTAATAAAGTGATTGTTTCAGGAAGTCATAAAATTGGGTATTTGATGTACAACGGATTTTATGGCAATTATGATGCTCAACTAAATGCAGCTTTCGCCGAATTAAAAGCTCAGGGAATTACTGATTTTGTTTTGGATTTAAGATATAACGGAGGTGGCTCTATTCAAACAGCAACACGTTTGGCTAGTATGATTACCGGACAATTTAAAGATAAAATTTTCGCTAAAATAAAATGGAACCCTAAAGTAAATGCTTATTACGAAAGTGAAGATGCAGAATCTCTTAATGACAGATTTGTTGACAAAATGGACGGAGCTCCAATTAACAGTCTGAATTTGACCAAAATTTATGTTATTACAACTGGTGGAACTGCATCTGCAAGTGAATTAGTTATAAATGGTTTAGTACCATATATTACTGTAGTTAAAGTAGGTGAAACAACTGTAGGTAAAAACGTAGGTTCAATTACAGTTTATGATTCTCCAACTTTTGGAAAAACAAACAGAAATCCAAATCACAAATATGCTATGCAGCCTTTGGTTTTAAAAATCGTAAATGCTGCTGATTTTGGCGAATATACTGATGGTTTAAAACCAACTATTGAGCAAAAAGAACTTATTGGAAACTTAGGAACTTTAGGAGATCCATCTGAGCCATTATTGAATATTGCAATTTCAAACATTACTGGTTCAACTGCAAAAAGAACTCAGGAAGGAAACGAAAAAGCATTACAACCTTTTACAGATTCTAAAGCTATGAATGGCTTCAAAAATCAAATGTATCTCGAAAAAGCTCCCGAAGGACTTTTAAGAGCATTAAAATAA
- a CDS encoding type B 50S ribosomal protein L31, with the protein MKKGIHPENYRLVAFKDMSNDEVFITKSTADTKETIEVDGVEYPVVKMEISRTSHPFYTGKSKLIDTAGRIDKFKTKYAKHVKN; encoded by the coding sequence ATGAAAAAAGGAATTCACCCAGAAAATTACAGATTAGTTGCATTTAAAGACATGTCAAATGACGAAGTTTTTATCACTAAATCTACTGCAGATACAAAAGAAACAATTGAAGTTGACGGAGTTGAGTATCCAGTTGTAAAAATGGAGATTTCTAGAACATCTCACCCTTTTTATACTGGTAAATCTAAACTTATCGATACTGCAGGACGTATTGATAAATTCAAAACTAAATATGCAAAACACGTTAAAAACTAA
- a CDS encoding DUF4199 domain-containing protein: MDKNISPAKSGTMFGVLFGVIMVLEFVIMYVIGMKSLVNSSAGVIVNIANYLVLPLLFIYLGCNHYKKDINNGFISFSESLKTGVSITVLAALIYAIFNVIFNYIFPDFINEMLEITRDGMLAKNPEMTAKELEVGLGMVKKFMNPLIVFPVTIAMYAFIGLVYSLIVGAIVKNDKP, translated from the coding sequence ATGGATAAAAATATATCTCCTGCCAAGTCAGGAACCATGTTCGGGGTTTTGTTCGGTGTTATAATGGTTTTAGAATTTGTCATTATGTATGTAATTGGCATGAAATCATTAGTAAATTCTAGTGCTGGAGTAATTGTAAATATTGCAAATTATTTAGTTTTACCACTATTATTTATTTACTTAGGATGTAATCATTACAAAAAAGATATTAACAACGGTTTCATCTCTTTTTCTGAAAGTTTAAAAACCGGAGTTTCTATAACGGTCCTCGCAGCTTTGATATATGCAATCTTTAATGTGATTTTTAATTATATATTTCCTGATTTCATAAACGAAATGCTTGAAATTACGCGAGACGGAATGCTTGCTAAAAACCCTGAAATGACTGCAAAAGAGTTGGAAGTAGGACTTGGTATGGTAAAAAAATTCATGAATCCATTAATTGTTTTCCCAGTAACAATTGCCATGTATGCTTTCATTGGCTTAGTATACTCACTAATTGTCGGCGCAATCGTAAAAAATGACAAACCCTAA
- a CDS encoding ABC-F family ATP-binding cassette domain-containing protein, whose protein sequence is MITVNDISVQFGGTTLFSDVSFAINENDKIALMGKNGAGKSTLLKIIAGQSKPSTGSISTPKDAVVAYLPQHLLTKDGSTVMEEASKAFGEIFKMKAEIDEINEQLTVRTDYESDAYMKLIERVSDLSEKFYAIEEVNYEAEVEKILVGLGFEREDFTRQTSEFSGGWRMRIELAKILLQKPDLILLDEPTNHMDIESIQWLEEFLINSAKAVVVISHDRAFVDNITNRTIEVTMGRIYDYKAKYSHYLELRKDRRIHQQKAYDEQQKMIADNRAFIDRFKGTFSKTDAVQSRVKMLEKLVIVQVDEVDNSALKLKFPPAARSGQYPVVVKELSKAYGDHVVFKDANIVIERGEKVAFVGKNGEGKSTMIKAIMKEIGIDEGSVEIGHNSQIGYFAQNQASLLDENATIFETIDAIAVGDIRTQIKNILGAFMFQGDDITKKVKVLSGGEKTRLAMIKLLLEPVNLLILDEPSNHLDMKTKDIIKDALRDFDGTLILVSHDRDFLDGLATKVFEFGNKRVKEHFEDVAGFLAHKKMDSMREIEK, encoded by the coding sequence ATGATTACAGTTAACGATATTTCGGTTCAGTTTGGTGGAACTACATTATTTAGCGATGTTTCTTTTGCTATAAATGAAAATGATAAAATTGCCCTTATGGGTAAAAATGGTGCGGGAAAATCGACACTTTTAAAAATAATTGCAGGTCAAAGCAAGCCTTCAACCGGAAGTATTTCGACTCCTAAAGATGCTGTAGTGGCTTATTTGCCTCAGCATTTGTTGACAAAAGATGGTTCTACTGTAATGGAAGAAGCATCAAAAGCTTTTGGTGAAATTTTTAAAATGAAAGCCGAAATCGACGAAATCAATGAGCAATTAACGGTTCGTACAGATTACGAAAGTGATGCTTACATGAAATTGATCGAAAGAGTTTCTGACTTGAGTGAGAAATTTTATGCAATCGAAGAAGTAAATTACGAAGCTGAAGTTGAGAAAATTCTTGTTGGTTTAGGATTCGAACGTGAAGATTTTACACGTCAGACTTCTGAGTTTTCAGGAGGATGGAGAATGCGTATTGAATTGGCAAAAATCTTATTGCAAAAACCGGACTTGATTTTACTGGATGAGCCAACGAATCACATGGATATTGAAAGTATTCAATGGTTAGAAGAGTTTTTGATTAATTCGGCGAAAGCTGTTGTGGTAATCTCGCACGATAGAGCGTTTGTAGATAACATTACAAATCGTACTATTGAAGTTACAATGGGAAGAATTTACGATTATAAAGCAAAATATTCTCATTATTTAGAATTAAGAAAAGATCGTCGTATTCACCAACAAAAAGCATACGATGAGCAACAAAAAATGATTGCTGATAACAGAGCTTTTATTGATCGTTTTAAAGGAACTTTCTCTAAAACAGATGCAGTTCAGTCTCGTGTTAAAATGCTTGAGAAGTTGGTAATTGTTCAGGTTGATGAAGTAGATAATTCTGCATTAAAATTGAAATTTCCACCAGCAGCACGTTCAGGACAATATCCTGTTGTGGTAAAGGAACTTTCTAAAGCATATGGAGATCACGTAGTTTTTAAAGACGCTAATATTGTGATCGAAAGAGGAGAAAAAGTTGCTTTCGTAGGTAAAAATGGTGAAGGAAAATCGACAATGATCAAAGCGATCATGAAAGAAATTGGTATTGATGAAGGAAGTGTTGAAATTGGTCACAATTCTCAAATTGGATATTTTGCTCAAAACCAAGCTTCTTTATTAGACGAAAATGCTACTATTTTTGAAACTATTGATGCTATTGCAGTTGGAGATATTCGTACTCAGATTAAAAATATTCTTGGAGCATTTATGTTTCAGGGTGATGATATTACTAAGAAAGTAAAAGTGCTTTCTGGAGGAGAAAAAACACGTTTGGCAATGATTAAATTATTATTGGAGCCTGTTAACTTATTGATTTTGGATGAGCCTTCGAATCACCTTGATATGAAGACTAAAGATATTATTAAAGATGCATTGCGTGATTTTGACGGAACTTTAATCTTGGTTTCTCACGACCGTGATTTCCTTGACGGATTAGCAACTAAGGTTTTTGAGTTTGGAAACAAACGTGTGAAGGAACACTTTGAAGATGTTGCCGGTTTCCTTGCTCACAAGAAAATGGATTCTATGAGAGAAATCGAAAAATAG
- a CDS encoding Crp/Fnr family transcriptional regulator encodes MESLRDVFEKLGLEKCHFEKFNNELQFKVLKKKEHLIQEGSVCEFIGIVNSGKLRSYVQNDGVEYNNDFYLENNFVTAYTSYLTQSPTNCNIEALAETEIMYITLKKFNQLIEEDFAFLKLAKYISDDFFIRKCRRETSFLKNSAAERLEILYKTHPGIEQQISQYHIASYLGIKPESLSRIKLLTYINK; translated from the coding sequence ATGGAGTCACTTAGAGATGTTTTTGAAAAACTGGGATTAGAGAAGTGTCATTTTGAAAAGTTTAATAATGAACTCCAGTTTAAAGTTTTAAAGAAAAAAGAACATTTAATTCAGGAAGGTTCTGTTTGTGAATTTATTGGAATAGTAAATTCAGGGAAACTTCGATCGTATGTTCAAAATGATGGAGTTGAATATAATAATGATTTTTATCTTGAAAATAATTTTGTAACCGCTTATACAAGTTATTTAACTCAAAGTCCAACAAACTGCAACATTGAAGCTCTGGCTGAAACTGAAATTATGTACATAACTCTTAAAAAGTTTAATCAATTAATTGAAGAGGATTTTGCATTTTTAAAGTTGGCAAAATATATTTCGGATGATTTTTTTATTAGAAAATGTAGACGAGAAACCTCTTTTCTGAAAAATTCTGCAGCCGAAAGACTGGAAATACTCTATAAAACACATCCGGGAATAGAACAGCAGATTTCTCAATACCATATTGCTTCTTATCTTGGGATTAAACCAGAATCGTTGAGTCGTATAAAACTCTTAACATACATCAATAAATAA
- a CDS encoding nuclear transport factor 2 family protein gives MKKINILTFVFLTVIHCYGQQKMENKKKILAIIDSYSKSVIEKDSIAFYSLFNDDHVVWCAADKDRTRTREIEEKGEAKFGSNYFSGSYKDFLRGLFSYKTTEDKFDNIKIIEDGTVASVAMDYSFWANGKMTNWGSKYLNLIKRDGKWKITSVIYSIELVKYFKQPDRKSRNK, from the coding sequence ATGAAAAAAATCAACATCTTGACATTTGTATTTTTAACAGTAATACATTGTTATGGACAACAAAAAATGGAGAATAAGAAAAAGATTTTGGCTATAATTGATTCCTACTCAAAAAGTGTAATCGAAAAAGATTCTATTGCATTTTATAGTTTGTTTAATGATGATCATGTAGTTTGGTGTGCAGCTGATAAAGACCGAACTAGGACTAGAGAAATTGAGGAAAAAGGAGAAGCAAAATTCGGGAGTAATTATTTTTCAGGATCTTACAAAGATTTTCTAAGAGGCTTATTTAGCTATAAAACTACCGAAGACAAATTTGATAATATTAAAATTATAGAAGACGGAACCGTTGCTTCAGTAGCAATGGATTATAGTTTTTGGGCTAATGGAAAAATGACTAATTGGGGAAGTAAGTATTTAAATCTTATTAAAAGAGATGGTAAATGGAAGATTACAAGTGTAATATATTCTATAGAATTGGTTAAATATTTTAAACAGCCAGATCGTAAAAGCAGAAATAAATAA
- a CDS encoding phospho-sugar mutase yields MNIAPNILNAVNEWLTPTFDNETQAAVKELITTSPKELEESFYKNLEFGTGGMRGVMGVGDNRINKYTLGKNTQGLSDYMHEVFPNQPLKVVIAYDCRHNSNTLAKVVADVFSANGIHVYLFSDLRPTPELSFALKYLGCQCGIVLTASHNPPEYNGYKVYWEDGGQIVPPQDAAIINVIENLGYDKIKFNANESLIQYIDTEIDKAFVKSSIENASFNTPAEAKDNLQIAFTSLHGTSIKSIPDTLSQAGYKNVHIVPEQAIPDGNFPTVKSPNPEEPEALTMALALADKTNSDIVVGTDPDCDRLGVAVRNNDGKMILLNGNQTMILMTSFLLKQWKKAGKINGKQFVGSTIVSTPMMMELATSYGVECKVGLTGFKWIAKMIKDFPELEFIGGGEESFGFMVGDAVRDKDAVAATLLICEVAAQAKAAGSSVYKELLQLYVENGFYKEHLVSLTKKGMEGLQEINQMMIDLRENPLKEISGQRVIMVEDYQSSIALNLLTGEESTMDIPKSNVLIYYTEDGSKICARPSGTEPKIKFYISVNAELDSVENFDAAESFLDEKIQNIIAGMQLK; encoded by the coding sequence ATGAATATAGCACCTAATATTTTGAATGCTGTAAACGAATGGTTAACCCCTACATTTGACAACGAAACTCAAGCTGCGGTTAAGGAATTAATAACGACATCGCCTAAAGAACTTGAAGAAAGTTTTTATAAAAATCTGGAATTTGGAACTGGCGGAATGCGCGGTGTAATGGGCGTTGGAGATAATAGAATCAACAAATATACGCTTGGAAAAAACACGCAAGGTTTGTCTGATTACATGCATGAAGTTTTTCCAAATCAACCTTTAAAAGTTGTTATTGCTTACGATTGTCGTCATAACAGTAATACATTGGCAAAAGTTGTTGCTGATGTTTTCTCTGCAAACGGAATTCATGTTTATTTATTCTCGGATTTGCGTCCAACTCCTGAATTATCATTTGCTCTTAAATATTTAGGTTGTCAATGCGGAATCGTATTAACTGCTTCTCACAATCCACCTGAATATAATGGTTATAAAGTTTATTGGGAAGATGGCGGACAAATCGTTCCTCCTCAGGATGCTGCAATTATTAACGTAATTGAAAATCTGGGTTACGATAAAATTAAATTTAATGCTAACGAAAGCCTTATTCAATATATCGATACCGAAATTGACAAAGCTTTTGTGAAATCATCTATAGAAAACGCAAGTTTTAATACTCCGGCTGAAGCCAAAGACAACTTACAGATTGCTTTTACTTCATTGCACGGAACTTCGATAAAATCTATTCCTGACACTTTATCACAAGCTGGTTACAAAAATGTACATATTGTACCGGAACAAGCGATTCCTGATGGGAATTTCCCAACTGTAAAATCTCCAAATCCTGAAGAGCCGGAAGCTTTGACAATGGCTTTGGCTTTGGCCGATAAAACAAATTCGGATATTGTGGTTGGAACTGATCCTGATTGTGACCGTCTTGGTGTTGCTGTTAGAAATAATGATGGTAAAATGATTTTGCTTAACGGAAATCAAACCATGATTTTGATGACTTCTTTCTTATTGAAACAATGGAAAAAAGCGGGTAAAATCAACGGAAAACAATTTGTAGGTTCTACAATTGTTTCGACTCCAATGATGATGGAATTAGCAACAAGTTATGGCGTTGAATGCAAAGTTGGTTTGACCGGCTTTAAATGGATCGCCAAAATGATTAAAGATTTCCCGGAACTCGAATTTATTGGAGGTGGTGAAGAAAGCTTTGGTTTTATGGTTGGTGATGCCGTTAGAGATAAAGATGCCGTTGCTGCTACCTTATTAATATGCGAAGTTGCTGCTCAGGCAAAAGCTGCCGGAAGCAGTGTTTACAAAGAACTTTTACAACTTTATGTTGAAAATGGTTTCTACAAAGAACACTTGGTTTCATTGACCAAAAAAGGAATGGAAGGTTTACAGGAAATCAACCAAATGATGATTGATTTACGTGAAAATCCTCTAAAAGAAATCAGCGGACAACGCGTTATTATGGTTGAAGATTATCAATCGTCAATTGCATTGAATTTATTGACTGGTGAAGAATCTACAATGGATATTCCGAAATCAAATGTATTGATTTATTATACTGAAGATGGTTCTAAAATTTGCGCCAGACCAAGTGGAACTGAACCAAAAATCAAATTCTACATTAGTGTAAATGCAGAATTAGATTCAGTTGAAAATTTTGACGCTGCAGAAAGTTTCTTAGACGAAAAAATTCAAAATATCATTGCAGGAATGCAATTGAAATAA
- a CDS encoding sigma-70 family RNA polymerase sigma factor, which yields MNQIVFIELVNPFKDKVFRLAKRLLTSTEEAEDATQEVMVKLWNKKDNLDAYNNIEAVAMTMTKNYCLDQLKSKRAGNLKIVHNNFTDREPQLDKKLEDSDSLEWVEKIISQLPEQLQILIQLRDVEQYEFDEIAKIVNMNETAIRVALSRARKKIRESMVNTHSYGIR from the coding sequence ATGAACCAGATTGTGTTTATAGAATTAGTAAATCCTTTTAAAGACAAAGTTTTTCGTCTGGCAAAACGATTGCTTACCAGTACCGAGGAAGCTGAAGATGCTACTCAGGAGGTAATGGTGAAATTATGGAATAAAAAAGACAATTTGGATGCATACAATAATATAGAAGCTGTTGCGATGACAATGACTAAAAATTATTGTCTGGATCAGCTAAAATCGAAAAGAGCGGGAAATCTTAAAATAGTTCATAACAATTTTACGGATCGGGAACCTCAATTAGATAAAAAGCTCGAAGATTCTGATAGTCTGGAATGGGTTGAGAAAATTATAAGTCAGTTGCCTGAACAACTTCAAATATTAATTCAGTTACGCGATGTTGAACAATATGAATTTGATGAAATCGCAAAAATTGTCAACATGAATGAAACGGCTATTCGGGTGGCACTTTCGAGAGCGAGAAAAAAAATAAGAGAATCAATGGTTAATACACACAGTTATGGAATTAGATAA
- a CDS encoding GlmU family protein, which translates to MNYILFDGPVRNALLPFTFTRPVADILIGIMTIRQKWEARLGSTITTITEEYLSEKFPMVELEENVMINAAYLPNDTLAEMVSNLTTNQAIFKGDDVIAFFTNENQEGVDFDSYEIIQYNEDSLTVEHTWDIFSKNDAAIREDFIYLTEGRKSQQIPKSVNVIAPENIFIEEGAKLEFVTLNASSGPIYIGKNSEIMEGTVIRGPFALCENAQVKLNAKVYGATTVGPGSRIGGEVKNSVLFANSNKGHDGFLGDSVLGEWCNIGADSNNSNLKNNYEEVKLWSYETEGFAKTGLQFCGLMMGDHSKCGINTMFNTGTVVGVSANIFGSGFPRNFVPSFSWGGAAGFTTYVTKKAFETARLVMGRRNIDFDETESAILEHVFEETKKWRKD; encoded by the coding sequence ATGAATTACATTCTTTTTGACGGTCCCGTCCGGAATGCACTATTACCTTTTACGTTTACAAGACCTGTTGCTGATATCTTAATTGGAATCATGACGATTCGTCAAAAATGGGAAGCGCGCTTAGGTTCAACCATAACAACTATTACTGAGGAATATTTATCGGAGAAATTTCCGATGGTAGAATTGGAAGAAAACGTAATGATTAACGCAGCGTATTTACCAAATGATACTCTTGCCGAAATGGTTTCTAATCTAACAACAAATCAGGCGATATTTAAAGGCGATGATGTAATTGCTTTTTTTACAAATGAAAATCAGGAAGGAGTCGATTTTGATTCTTACGAGATAATTCAATACAACGAAGATTCTTTAACGGTTGAACATACATGGGATATTTTCTCTAAAAATGATGCTGCAATTCGTGAAGATTTTATTTATCTGACAGAAGGCAGAAAATCGCAACAAATCCCGAAAAGCGTAAATGTTATAGCGCCCGAAAATATATTTATTGAAGAAGGAGCGAAATTAGAATTTGTTACTCTGAATGCTTCAAGCGGACCAATATATATTGGTAAGAATTCTGAAATCATGGAAGGAACAGTAATTCGTGGCCCTTTTGCTTTATGTGAAAATGCTCAGGTAAAACTGAATGCAAAAGTTTACGGCGCGACTACAGTTGGTCCGGGATCAAGAATTGGAGGAGAAGTTAAAAATTCGGTTCTTTTTGCTAATTCAAATAAAGGGCATGATGGATTTTTAGGTGATTCTGTTTTGGGTGAATGGTGTAATATTGGAGCAGACAGCAACAATTCGAACCTAAAAAACAACTATGAAGAAGTGAAATTATGGAGCTACGAGACTGAAGGGTTTGCAAAAACCGGACTTCAATTTTGTGGTTTAATGATGGGAGATCATAGTAAATGCGGAATCAATACAATGTTTAATACAGGAACTGTAGTAGGAGTGAGCGCGAATATTTTTGGAAGTGGTTTTCCTCGCAATTTTGTTCCGAGTTTTTCTTGGGGTGGAGCGGCAGGTTTTACTACTTATGTAACTAAAAAAGCTTTTGAAACAGCAAGATTAGTTATGGGAAGACGAAACATTGATTTTGATGAAACAGAATCTGCAATCTTAGAACATGTTTTTGAGGAAACTAAAAAATGGAGAAAAGACTAA
- a CDS encoding DUF4252 domain-containing protein, with translation MKNFIITLVFAFVTQAFYAQGAFDKFDGQDDVTSVIVNKKMFDLMSKVKVDASDKETQQYINLIKKLDYLKVFTTKNAKVEADMKASADKYIKTAGLEELMRVNDSGKNVRIMVKSGASDTQIKELLMFVDGAKNDETVLLSLTGNFDLNEISVLTDKMQLPGGSDLKKASKGKK, from the coding sequence ATGAAAAATTTCATCATAACACTAGTTTTCGCATTTGTTACACAAGCTTTTTATGCACAAGGTGCTTTTGACAAATTTGATGGTCAGGACGACGTAACATCTGTAATTGTAAACAAAAAAATGTTTGATTTAATGAGTAAAGTTAAAGTTGATGCTTCTGACAAAGAAACACAACAATATATTAACCTGATCAAGAAATTAGACTACTTAAAAGTGTTTACTACCAAGAATGCAAAAGTTGAAGCAGACATGAAAGCTTCAGCAGATAAATACATCAAAACGGCAGGTTTAGAAGAATTAATGCGTGTAAATGACAGCGGTAAAAATGTTCGTATAATGGTAAAATCAGGCGCAAGTGATACGCAAATTAAAGAATTGCTTATGTTTGTTGACGGCGCAAAAAATGACGAAACTGTTTTGCTTTCTCTAACCGGTAATTTTGATTTAAACGAAATTTCAGTACTAACAGATAAAATGCAACTTCCTGGTGGTTCTGATCTTAAAAAAGCTTCTAAAGGCAA
- a CDS encoding glycosyltransferase family 2 protein, which yields MNLSILIPLLNEEESLQELYSWIIKVMQSNNYSYEIIFVDDGSTDDSWNIIEGFSKENSNVKGIRFMKNFGKSQALHAGFAKAQGDVIITMDADLQDSPDEIPGLYEMITAQKFDLVSGWKKKRYDSVVAKNLPSKLFNWAARKTSGVELNDFNCGLKAYKNTVVKNIEVSGEMHRYIPVLAKNAGFSKIGEKVVIHQARKYGETKFGMERFINGFLDLITIWFLSRFGKRPMHLFGAMGSLMFIIGFLLAGYIGVSKLYHMYNGMKYSLITSNPWFFIALTTMILGTQLFLAGFLGEIILRTKSNEARYKVAREVNF from the coding sequence ATGAATTTATCTATACTTATACCGCTTCTAAACGAAGAGGAATCACTACAAGAACTCTATTCGTGGATTATTAAAGTGATGCAATCTAATAATTACTCTTATGAAATCATTTTTGTAGATGATGGTAGTACGGATGATTCTTGGAATATTATTGAAGGTTTTTCTAAGGAAAATTCCAATGTAAAAGGGATTCGATTCATGAAGAACTTTGGAAAATCACAAGCGCTGCATGCTGGTTTTGCTAAAGCACAAGGTGATGTGATTATTACTATGGATGCCGATTTGCAGGATAGTCCGGATGAGATTCCGGGATTGTACGAAATGATTACAGCTCAGAAATTTGATTTGGTTTCTGGTTGGAAAAAGAAACGTTACGATTCTGTGGTGGCAAAAAATCTTCCTTCTAAATTATTTAATTGGGCTGCCAGAAAAACTTCGGGAGTTGAATTGAATGATTTTAATTGCGGATTAAAAGCGTACAAAAACACGGTTGTAAAAAACATAGAAGTTTCGGGTGAAATGCACCGATATATTCCGGTTTTGGCAAAAAATGCCGGTTTTAGTAAAATTGGCGAAAAAGTTGTTATTCACCAAGCTCGTAAATATGGTGAGACTAAATTTGGAATGGAGCGTTTTATAAACGGTTTTCTGGATTTAATTACAATTTGGTTTTTATCCCGATTTGGAAAAAGACCAATGCACTTATTTGGTGCAATGGGTTCGTTAATGTTTATTATCGGATTTTTATTGGCGGGTTATATTGGAGTTTCAAAATTATACCATATGTATAATGGAATGAAATATAGCTTAATAACCAGTAATCCATGGTTCTTTATTGCTTTGACAACTATGATTTTAGGAACTCAGTTATTCCTGGCAGGTTTTCTTGGTGAGATTATTTTGAGAACTAAAAGTAACGAAGCACGTTATAAAGTAGCCCGAGAGGTTAATTTTTAA
- a CDS encoding PepSY-like domain-containing protein has product MRTKLNLTICLIAGLIFGLSANAQKTVIKKEALPANAQTFLKTHFGSKKPSYILEDKEILSTEYKVQFDNKTEIEFDKKGNWKEVDAKDNKMPSSIIPKKIASYIKANFRKEKITKIELGSSGYETKLTNGLELKFNLKGDFIKIDK; this is encoded by the coding sequence ATGAGAACGAAATTAAACTTGACGATCTGTCTAATTGCAGGATTAATATTTGGACTTTCTGCAAATGCACAAAAAACCGTAATTAAAAAAGAAGCTTTACCGGCAAATGCTCAAACTTTCTTAAAGACTCACTTTGGATCAAAAAAACCGAGCTATATATTGGAAGACAAAGAAATCCTCTCTACAGAATACAAAGTTCAATTTGATAATAAAACCGAAATCGAATTTGATAAAAAAGGAAACTGGAAAGAAGTTGATGCTAAAGACAATAAAATGCCAAGTTCTATTATTCCAAAAAAAATTGCTTCTTATATAAAAGCAAATTTCCGTAAAGAAAAAATAACCAAAATAGAATTAGGATCTTCAGGATACGAAACAAAACTAACCAACGGCTTAGAATTGAAATTCAATCTAAAAGGAGATTTCATCAAGATCGACAAATAA